A section of the Humulus lupulus chromosome 2, drHumLupu1.1, whole genome shotgun sequence genome encodes:
- the LOC133813900 gene encoding uncharacterized protein LOC133813900 encodes MTPFQAVYGHLPPSILSYTRGTTTIQVVEEDLLSRDAILHKMKENLIQARNRMQQQANKKRHDIQFQIGDLVLVKLQPYRQLTVAHRLNIKLCRRFFGPFEILARVGPVAYTLKLPQETRIHPTSHVSLLKPYHGTLPPSCYQLPEMYELPNLEDKVNFMEGRSVSEAQTISPIELDPRLAQEIIRKWLDHSAQEAKNVVAREESSCSKEEEEGSSSAGNKSTARNNRTLLVMAFFIGNEKLNWLWEFGIDSKNAVHTTSGV; translated from the exons ATGACTCCCTTCCAAGCGGTTTATGGTCATTTACCGCCTTCCATACTGTCTTATACGCGAGGTACCACTACCATTCAAGTTGTAGAAGAAGATCTTCTATCTCGAGATGCTATACTGCACAAAATGAAGGAAAATCTTATACAAGCCCGAAATAGAATGCAACAACAGGCTAATAAGAAGCGGCATGACATCCAGTTTCAGATCGGGGATTTAGTGTTAGTAAAGTTGCAACCATACCGGCAATTGACAGTGGCACACCGTCTTAATATAAAACTATGCAGGAGGTTCTTTGGCCCTTTTGAAATCCTTGCTCGGGTGGGACCAGTAGCGTATACGCTTAAACTACCTCAAGAGACCCGAATTCATCCAACATCCCACGTTTCGTTGCTGAAACCATATCATGGTACTCTGCCACCTAGTTGCTACCAACTTCCGGAA ATGTACGAATTGCctaaccttgaggacaaggttaaTTTCATGGAAGGGAGAAGTGTTAGCGAGGCCCAGACCATAAGTCCAATTGAGTTAGATCCACGGCTGGCCCAAGAGATCATAAGGAAGTGGTTGGACCACTCGGCCCAAGAAGCTAAAAACGTAGTGGCTCGGGAAGAAAGCAGTTGCAGCAAGGAAGAAGAGGAGGGAAGCAGTTCCGCAGGGAATAAGTCTACCGCGCGTAACAACAGA ACTCTTCTTGTAATGGCATTTTTTATCGGGAATGAAAAGCTGAATTGGCTGTGGGAGTTTGGCATTGACTCAAAGAATGCAGTTCATACAACATCAGGTGTGTAA